From Thermoleophilia bacterium, a single genomic window includes:
- a CDS encoding Ohr family peroxiredoxin, which produces MAGEVIYTAEAHVVGGRTEGHGKTSDGVLEVDLRLPGTDEVGTNPEQLFAVGWAACFEGALGAVARREKVDLGDVAFDSKVDLKTNDDRGFEIGGALDVTLSGVKDAALAKKLVAAAHLVCPYSNATRGNIDVALFREVHVLCNQ; this is translated from the coding sequence ATGGCTGGAGAAGTGATCTACACCGCCGAAGCACACGTGGTCGGAGGTCGGACCGAAGGCCACGGCAAGACTTCCGACGGCGTCCTCGAAGTCGACTTGCGCCTGCCGGGTACCGATGAAGTCGGGACCAACCCGGAACAACTTTTCGCGGTCGGATGGGCGGCCTGTTTCGAGGGCGCCCTCGGCGCCGTCGCAAGGCGTGAAAAGGTCGATCTCGGCGATGTCGCCTTCGATTCGAAGGTCGACCTCAAGACGAACGACGACCGCGGATTCGAAATCGGCGGCGCACTCGACGTCACGCTCAGTGGGGTCAAAGACGCTGCCCTGGCCAAGAAGCTCGTCGCCGCGGCCCATCTGGTCTGCCCGTACTCGAACGCGACCCGCGGAAACATCGACGTCGCCCTGTTCCGAGAGGTTCACGTACTTTGCAACCAGTAA